One window from the genome of Spirosoma rhododendri encodes:
- a CDS encoding LysR family transcriptional regulator, producing the protein MFDFRLTVFYTVAKRLSFTKAAAELFVTQPAITKHIQELESQLGMALFDRRGNQISLTTAGNVLLRHAETIMGVYRQIEFDLNAMKGQPGGRLRLGASSTIAQYVIPAVLARFQEQSPDVTLSLLSGNTDQIEQALLNNDIDLGLVEGRTHHSDIRYTPFVKDELVLVCRADHPLASRDEISLDELKTVPIVLRERGSGSLEVVEHALRGAGLRLTDLKLGLQLGSTEGIKSYLSSSDSMAFISIFAVQDELKSGTLRVLDVAALTIRRDFYSIQLQGVGEGLADTFMRFTRQQYARR; encoded by the coding sequence ATGTTCGATTTTCGCCTGACCGTTTTTTATACCGTTGCCAAGCGGCTGAGTTTTACCAAAGCAGCCGCTGAACTATTTGTGACCCAGCCCGCCATCACCAAGCACATTCAGGAACTGGAGAGTCAACTGGGTATGGCGCTGTTCGACCGGCGGGGGAATCAGATCAGCCTCACCACGGCGGGAAACGTGCTGCTGCGCCATGCCGAAACGATTATGGGGGTGTATCGGCAGATCGAGTTCGACCTCAACGCGATGAAGGGGCAACCCGGTGGGCGGCTGCGGCTGGGCGCCAGTTCGACCATTGCCCAATATGTGATTCCGGCGGTGCTGGCGCGGTTTCAGGAACAGTCGCCCGACGTGACGCTGTCGCTGCTGAGCGGCAATACCGACCAGATCGAGCAGGCCCTTTTAAACAATGATATTGACCTGGGGCTGGTGGAAGGGCGGACGCACCACAGCGACATTCGCTACACGCCCTTTGTAAAGGATGAGCTGGTGCTCGTCTGCCGCGCTGACCATCCGCTGGCCAGCCGCGACGAGATTTCGCTGGACGAACTAAAGACGGTGCCGATTGTACTGCGCGAACGCGGGTCGGGGTCGCTGGAAGTGGTTGAACACGCGCTGCGCGGAGCGGGCCTCCGCCTGACAGATTTGAAGCTGGGCCTGCAACTGGGTAGTACGGAGGGCATAAAATCGTACCTGAGCAGCTCAGACAGTATGGCGTTCATTTCGATTTTCGCGGTCCAGGACGAGCTAAAAAGCGGCACCCTGCGCGTACTGGACGTAGCGGCCCTGACCATTCGGCGCGACTTTTATTCGATTCAGTTGCAGGGCGTCGGCGAGGGGCTGGCCGATACGTTTATGCGTTTCACCCGGCAGCAGTACGCCCGGCGGTGA
- a CDS encoding cupin domain-containing protein gives MTMIQTIDAAEQTWETVTEGVEKTMLRSLPGEKRTLIRIGAGRAFPVHAHSVPDEVFVVDGVYVDPQVENGREFGPGAYLYYPVGTEHHATSPSGCTILVWNANR, from the coding sequence ATGACGATGATACAGACTATCGACGCAGCCGAACAGACGTGGGAAACCGTAACCGAAGGCGTTGAGAAAACGATGTTACGTAGTTTGCCGGGTGAAAAACGGACGCTGATTCGCATTGGCGCCGGGCGGGCCTTCCCCGTTCATGCCCACTCTGTTCCGGATGAGGTGTTCGTGGTCGATGGTGTGTATGTCGATCCGCAGGTAGAGAATGGACGCGAATTTGGGCCGGGCGCTTACCTGTATTACCCCGTCGGGACGGAGCACCACGCCACCAGCCCCAGCGGCTGCACGATTCTGGTCTGGAACGCCAACCGGTAG